Proteins from a single region of Plasmodium cynomolgi strain B DNA, scaffold: 0471, whole genome shotgun sequence:
- a CDS encoding hypothetical protein (putative) — protein MEKLEIIIIIYKIQSIKFNMDFVREYILCDTGVRDDAIVCSSKIKFLDRDVYHRMRYLYDLYDKYNGLKESREYVDDNTCDKLRNFVSIFNYMAIDHGTNDRELLNRLTDLRKLIDMNILLSNNTCNPKINFFNLPEPSTKAQKNQDQAHFQRNGQQETSSKSPKISLRTQETVPILTKVSEVPKVVTSSRGSEKVTNLKESHHTEESVFLKPLGSEWETINYNPRSSHGQGRSHVQRPEESYPMMEKEKGHTEGRMYPSNSTSEEGGKSGILGSISGALGEVDPVPVVGVSGGIKNLKLYLCSQ, from the coding sequence atggaaaagttagaaatcataataattatttataaaatacagtctataaaatttaacatgGATTTCGTTCGGGAATACATTTTATGTGATACTGGGGTTAGAGATGACGCTATTGTATGTTCttctaaaataaaattcttagATCGTGATGTATATCATAGAATGAGATACTTATATGATTTGTACGATAAATATAATGGCTTAAAAGAATCTAGAGAATATGTTGATGATAATACATGTGATAAACTTAGAAATtttgtttcaatttttaattatatggCGATTGATCATGGTACGAATGACAGAGAATTACTTAATAGATTAACAGATCTTAGAAAATTAATTgatatgaatatattgttGTCTAATAATACGTGTAACCCcaagataaatttttttaatttaccaGAACCCAGTACAAAGgctcaaaaaaatcaagATCAAGCCCATTTTCAAAGAAATGGGCAACAAGAAACATCATCAAAATCTCCAAAGATATCATTAAGAACACAAGAAACAGTTCCAATATTAACAAAAGTATCAGAAGTACCAAAAGTTGTAACATCTTCAAGAGGATCAGAAAAGGTAACAAACCTAAAGGAATCACATCATACAGAAGAATCagtatttttaaaaccatTGGGATCTGAATGggaaacaataaattataatccaCGATCTTCTCATGGACAAGGACGTTCACATGTGCAAAGACCTGAAGAGTCATATCCAatgatggaaaaagaaaagggacaTACTGAAGGAAGAATGTATCCATCAAATTCAACTTCTgaggaagggggaaaatcaGGGATATTAGGTTCCATTAGCGGCGCT